A single region of the Mustela lutreola isolate mMusLut2 chromosome 2, mMusLut2.pri, whole genome shotgun sequence genome encodes:
- the NRROS gene encoding transforming growth factor beta activator LRRC33 isoform X2: MELLSLWLCLGFHFLTLEWRNPSGMATAVSEGGCELADGVADCRGQKLELVPSHLPPYSQMLLLDANPLRTLWNHSLRHYPLLESLSLRGCQLERISCGAFQEQARLRSLALPDNSLSKSYRETAAAFRSLPALQMLDLSGNSLTEDMVALMLRNLSSLESVSLARNTVMRLDDSVFEGLGHLRELDLQRNYIFEIEGGAFDGLTELRHLNLAYNNLPCIVDFSLTQLRLLNVSYNVLEWFLASGAEAAFELETLDLSHNQLLFFPLLPQCGKLHTLLLRDNNMGFYGDLYNASSPREMVAQFLLVDGNVTNITTVNLWEEFASSDLAELHFLDMSQNQFQYLPDGFLKKMPSLVHLNLNQNCLVTLHIREHEPPGALKELDLSQNQLSELHLAPGLHGCLRSLRSFNLSSNQLMGVPTGLFADASNITTIDMSHNQISLCPPPADLHRLGPPSCVDFRNMASLRSLSLEGCGLGALQDCSFQGTALTHLDLSGNWGVLNGTVTPLRDIAPTLQVLSLRNVGLRSSSTELDFSGFGNLRDLDLSGNSLTSFPRFRGSPALQTLDLRRNSLTALPWRAVSEQLTRSLRTIYLSQNPYDCCGVEGWGSLQHLHTIADLATVTCNLSSKVIRLMELPGSMPQDCKWERVDMGLLYLVLILPSCLTLLVACTVIFLTFRKPLLQVIKSRCYWSSIY; encoded by the exons ATGGAGTTACtgtccctctggctctgcctgggTTTTCACTTCTTGACACTGGAATGGAGAAATCCAAGTGGAATGGCCACAGCAGTTTCTGAAGGGGGCTGCGAGTTG GCTGATGGAGTGGCCGACTGCCGAGGGCAGAAGCTTGAATTGGTGCCCAGCCATCTCCCGCCCTACTCCCAGATGCTCCTCCTGGACGCCAACCCGCTGAGGACCCTGTGGAACCATTCCCTCCGGCACTACCCGCTCCTGGAGAGCCTCAGTCTGCGTGGCTGCCAGCTAGAGCGCATCAGCTGTGGCGCCTTCCAAGAACAGGCCCGTCTACGCAGCCTGGCGCTGCCCGACAACTCCCTGTCCAAGAGCTACAGGGAGACGGCAGCTGCCTTCCGCAGCCTGCCGGCTCTGCAGATGCTGGACCTGTCGGGGAACTCCCTGACAGAAGACATGGTGGCCCTCATGCTCCGGAACCTGTCTTCGCTGGAGTCCGTGTCCCTGGCGAGGAACACCGTCATGAGGCTCGACGACTCTGTCTTTGAGGGCTTGGGGCACCTCAGGGAGCTGGATTTGCAGAGAAACTACATCTTTGAGATTGAGGGTGGCGCTTTTGATGGCTTGACCGAGCTGAGGCACCTCAACCTGGCTTATAACAACCTTCCTTGCATCGTGGACTTCAGCCTCACCCAACTGCGCCTCCTCAACGTCAGCTACAATGTCCTGGAATGGTTCCTGGCATCGGGGGCCGAGGCTGCCTTTGAGCTGGAGACGCTGGACCTCTCGCACAACCAGCTGCTGTTTTTCCCGCTCCTGCCCCAGTGCGGCAAGCTGCACACGCTCCTGCTGCGGGACAATAACATGGGCTTCTACGGGGACCTGTACAACGCCTCTTCGCCTCGGGAGATGGTGGCCCAGTTCCTCCTCGTGGACGGCAATGTGACCAACATCACCACCGTCAACCTCTGGGAGGAGTTTGCTTCCAGCGACCTCGCTGAGCTGCACTTCCTGGATATGAGCCAGAACCAGTTCCAGTACCTGCCTGACGGCTTCCTGAAGAAAATGCCTTCCCTTGTGCACCTGAACCTCAACCAGAATTGCTTGGTGACGCTTCATATCCGAGAGCACGAGCCCCCCGGGGCGCTCAAAGAGCtggacctgagccagaaccagcTGTCCGAGCTGCACTTGGCCCCAGGCCTCCACGGCTGCCTGAGGAGCCTCCGGTCGTTCAACCTGAGCTCCAACCAGCTCATGGGTGTCCCCACTGGCCTTTTTGCTGATGCCAGTAACATCACTACAATTGACATGAGCCACAATCAGATCTCCCTTTGCCCCCCGCCGGCGGACCTGCACCGCCTGGGCCCCCCAAGCTGTGTGGATTTCCGGAACATGGCCTCGTTGAGGAGCCTCTCTCTGGAGGGCTGCGGGCTGGGGGCCTTACAAGACTGTTCATTCCAGGGGACCGCGCTCACCCACTTAGACCTGTCTGGAAACTGGGGGGTTCTGAACGGGACTGTCACCCCTCTCCGGGATATCGCCCCCACGTTACAGGTCCTGTCTCTCAGGAACGTGGGCCTCCGTTCCAGCTCCACGGAGTTGGACTTCTCTGGGTTTGGGAATCTGAGAGACTTGGATCTGTCAGGGAATTCTTTGACCAGTTTCCCACGGTTCAGGGGCAGCCCAGCCCTGCAGACCCTGGATCTGCGCAGAAACTCTCTCACAGCCCTTCCCTGGAGGGCCGTGTCTGAGCAGCTCACCCGAAGTCTACGCACCATCTACCTCAGTCAGAATCCTTATGACTGCTGTGGGGTGGAGGGCTGGGGGTCCCTGCAGCACCTGCACACCATTGCCGACCTGGCCACGGTCACTTGCAACCTCTCCTCCAAGGTCATTCGCCTAATGGAACTGCCCGGAAGCATGCCTCAGGACTGCAAATGGGAGCGGGTGGACATGGGCCTGCTGTACCTGGTGCTCATTCTTCCCAGTTGCCTCACCCTGCTGGTGGCCTGCACCGTCATCTTCCTCACCTTCAGGAAGCCTCTGCTTCAAGTCATCAAGAGCCGCTGTTACTGGTCTTCCATATACTGA
- the NRROS gene encoding transforming growth factor beta activator LRRC33 isoform X3, producing MPQGEEAAQPRARLPSRRPEPRERMRPAEPPGPAGAADGVADCRGQKLELVPSHLPPYSQMLLLDANPLRTLWNHSLRHYPLLESLSLRGCQLERISCGAFQEQARLRSLALPDNSLSKSYRETAAAFRSLPALQMLDLSGNSLTEDMVALMLRNLSSLESVSLARNTVMRLDDSVFEGLGHLRELDLQRNYIFEIEGGAFDGLTELRHLNLAYNNLPCIVDFSLTQLRLLNVSYNVLEWFLASGAEAAFELETLDLSHNQLLFFPLLPQCGKLHTLLLRDNNMGFYGDLYNASSPREMVAQFLLVDGNVTNITTVNLWEEFASSDLAELHFLDMSQNQFQYLPDGFLKKMPSLVHLNLNQNCLVTLHIREHEPPGALKELDLSQNQLSELHLAPGLHGCLRSLRSFNLSSNQLMGVPTGLFADASNITTIDMSHNQISLCPPPADLHRLGPPSCVDFRNMASLRSLSLEGCGLGALQDCSFQGTALTHLDLSGNWGVLNGTVTPLRDIAPTLQVLSLRNVGLRSSSTELDFSGFGNLRDLDLSGNSLTSFPRFRGSPALQTLDLRRNSLTALPWRAVSEQLTRSLRTIYLSQNPYDCCGVEGWGSLQHLHTIADLATVTCNLSSKVIRLMELPGSMPQDCKWERVDMGLLYLVLILPSCLTLLVACTVIFLTFRKPLLQVIKSRCYWSSIY from the coding sequence GCTGATGGAGTGGCCGACTGCCGAGGGCAGAAGCTTGAATTGGTGCCCAGCCATCTCCCGCCCTACTCCCAGATGCTCCTCCTGGACGCCAACCCGCTGAGGACCCTGTGGAACCATTCCCTCCGGCACTACCCGCTCCTGGAGAGCCTCAGTCTGCGTGGCTGCCAGCTAGAGCGCATCAGCTGTGGCGCCTTCCAAGAACAGGCCCGTCTACGCAGCCTGGCGCTGCCCGACAACTCCCTGTCCAAGAGCTACAGGGAGACGGCAGCTGCCTTCCGCAGCCTGCCGGCTCTGCAGATGCTGGACCTGTCGGGGAACTCCCTGACAGAAGACATGGTGGCCCTCATGCTCCGGAACCTGTCTTCGCTGGAGTCCGTGTCCCTGGCGAGGAACACCGTCATGAGGCTCGACGACTCTGTCTTTGAGGGCTTGGGGCACCTCAGGGAGCTGGATTTGCAGAGAAACTACATCTTTGAGATTGAGGGTGGCGCTTTTGATGGCTTGACCGAGCTGAGGCACCTCAACCTGGCTTATAACAACCTTCCTTGCATCGTGGACTTCAGCCTCACCCAACTGCGCCTCCTCAACGTCAGCTACAATGTCCTGGAATGGTTCCTGGCATCGGGGGCCGAGGCTGCCTTTGAGCTGGAGACGCTGGACCTCTCGCACAACCAGCTGCTGTTTTTCCCGCTCCTGCCCCAGTGCGGCAAGCTGCACACGCTCCTGCTGCGGGACAATAACATGGGCTTCTACGGGGACCTGTACAACGCCTCTTCGCCTCGGGAGATGGTGGCCCAGTTCCTCCTCGTGGACGGCAATGTGACCAACATCACCACCGTCAACCTCTGGGAGGAGTTTGCTTCCAGCGACCTCGCTGAGCTGCACTTCCTGGATATGAGCCAGAACCAGTTCCAGTACCTGCCTGACGGCTTCCTGAAGAAAATGCCTTCCCTTGTGCACCTGAACCTCAACCAGAATTGCTTGGTGACGCTTCATATCCGAGAGCACGAGCCCCCCGGGGCGCTCAAAGAGCtggacctgagccagaaccagcTGTCCGAGCTGCACTTGGCCCCAGGCCTCCACGGCTGCCTGAGGAGCCTCCGGTCGTTCAACCTGAGCTCCAACCAGCTCATGGGTGTCCCCACTGGCCTTTTTGCTGATGCCAGTAACATCACTACAATTGACATGAGCCACAATCAGATCTCCCTTTGCCCCCCGCCGGCGGACCTGCACCGCCTGGGCCCCCCAAGCTGTGTGGATTTCCGGAACATGGCCTCGTTGAGGAGCCTCTCTCTGGAGGGCTGCGGGCTGGGGGCCTTACAAGACTGTTCATTCCAGGGGACCGCGCTCACCCACTTAGACCTGTCTGGAAACTGGGGGGTTCTGAACGGGACTGTCACCCCTCTCCGGGATATCGCCCCCACGTTACAGGTCCTGTCTCTCAGGAACGTGGGCCTCCGTTCCAGCTCCACGGAGTTGGACTTCTCTGGGTTTGGGAATCTGAGAGACTTGGATCTGTCAGGGAATTCTTTGACCAGTTTCCCACGGTTCAGGGGCAGCCCAGCCCTGCAGACCCTGGATCTGCGCAGAAACTCTCTCACAGCCCTTCCCTGGAGGGCCGTGTCTGAGCAGCTCACCCGAAGTCTACGCACCATCTACCTCAGTCAGAATCCTTATGACTGCTGTGGGGTGGAGGGCTGGGGGTCCCTGCAGCACCTGCACACCATTGCCGACCTGGCCACGGTCACTTGCAACCTCTCCTCCAAGGTCATTCGCCTAATGGAACTGCCCGGAAGCATGCCTCAGGACTGCAAATGGGAGCGGGTGGACATGGGCCTGCTGTACCTGGTGCTCATTCTTCCCAGTTGCCTCACCCTGCTGGTGGCCTGCACCGTCATCTTCCTCACCTTCAGGAAGCCTCTGCTTCAAGTCATCAAGAGCCGCTGTTACTGGTCTTCCATATACTGA
- the NRROS gene encoding transforming growth factor beta activator LRRC33 isoform X1 has translation MEKPWNGVYPSAALEMELLSLWLCLGFHFLTLEWRNPSGMATAVSEGGCELADGVADCRGQKLELVPSHLPPYSQMLLLDANPLRTLWNHSLRHYPLLESLSLRGCQLERISCGAFQEQARLRSLALPDNSLSKSYRETAAAFRSLPALQMLDLSGNSLTEDMVALMLRNLSSLESVSLARNTVMRLDDSVFEGLGHLRELDLQRNYIFEIEGGAFDGLTELRHLNLAYNNLPCIVDFSLTQLRLLNVSYNVLEWFLASGAEAAFELETLDLSHNQLLFFPLLPQCGKLHTLLLRDNNMGFYGDLYNASSPREMVAQFLLVDGNVTNITTVNLWEEFASSDLAELHFLDMSQNQFQYLPDGFLKKMPSLVHLNLNQNCLVTLHIREHEPPGALKELDLSQNQLSELHLAPGLHGCLRSLRSFNLSSNQLMGVPTGLFADASNITTIDMSHNQISLCPPPADLHRLGPPSCVDFRNMASLRSLSLEGCGLGALQDCSFQGTALTHLDLSGNWGVLNGTVTPLRDIAPTLQVLSLRNVGLRSSSTELDFSGFGNLRDLDLSGNSLTSFPRFRGSPALQTLDLRRNSLTALPWRAVSEQLTRSLRTIYLSQNPYDCCGVEGWGSLQHLHTIADLATVTCNLSSKVIRLMELPGSMPQDCKWERVDMGLLYLVLILPSCLTLLVACTVIFLTFRKPLLQVIKSRCYWSSIY, from the exons TGCTGCACTTGAGATGGAGTTACtgtccctctggctctgcctgggTTTTCACTTCTTGACACTGGAATGGAGAAATCCAAGTGGAATGGCCACAGCAGTTTCTGAAGGGGGCTGCGAGTTG GCTGATGGAGTGGCCGACTGCCGAGGGCAGAAGCTTGAATTGGTGCCCAGCCATCTCCCGCCCTACTCCCAGATGCTCCTCCTGGACGCCAACCCGCTGAGGACCCTGTGGAACCATTCCCTCCGGCACTACCCGCTCCTGGAGAGCCTCAGTCTGCGTGGCTGCCAGCTAGAGCGCATCAGCTGTGGCGCCTTCCAAGAACAGGCCCGTCTACGCAGCCTGGCGCTGCCCGACAACTCCCTGTCCAAGAGCTACAGGGAGACGGCAGCTGCCTTCCGCAGCCTGCCGGCTCTGCAGATGCTGGACCTGTCGGGGAACTCCCTGACAGAAGACATGGTGGCCCTCATGCTCCGGAACCTGTCTTCGCTGGAGTCCGTGTCCCTGGCGAGGAACACCGTCATGAGGCTCGACGACTCTGTCTTTGAGGGCTTGGGGCACCTCAGGGAGCTGGATTTGCAGAGAAACTACATCTTTGAGATTGAGGGTGGCGCTTTTGATGGCTTGACCGAGCTGAGGCACCTCAACCTGGCTTATAACAACCTTCCTTGCATCGTGGACTTCAGCCTCACCCAACTGCGCCTCCTCAACGTCAGCTACAATGTCCTGGAATGGTTCCTGGCATCGGGGGCCGAGGCTGCCTTTGAGCTGGAGACGCTGGACCTCTCGCACAACCAGCTGCTGTTTTTCCCGCTCCTGCCCCAGTGCGGCAAGCTGCACACGCTCCTGCTGCGGGACAATAACATGGGCTTCTACGGGGACCTGTACAACGCCTCTTCGCCTCGGGAGATGGTGGCCCAGTTCCTCCTCGTGGACGGCAATGTGACCAACATCACCACCGTCAACCTCTGGGAGGAGTTTGCTTCCAGCGACCTCGCTGAGCTGCACTTCCTGGATATGAGCCAGAACCAGTTCCAGTACCTGCCTGACGGCTTCCTGAAGAAAATGCCTTCCCTTGTGCACCTGAACCTCAACCAGAATTGCTTGGTGACGCTTCATATCCGAGAGCACGAGCCCCCCGGGGCGCTCAAAGAGCtggacctgagccagaaccagcTGTCCGAGCTGCACTTGGCCCCAGGCCTCCACGGCTGCCTGAGGAGCCTCCGGTCGTTCAACCTGAGCTCCAACCAGCTCATGGGTGTCCCCACTGGCCTTTTTGCTGATGCCAGTAACATCACTACAATTGACATGAGCCACAATCAGATCTCCCTTTGCCCCCCGCCGGCGGACCTGCACCGCCTGGGCCCCCCAAGCTGTGTGGATTTCCGGAACATGGCCTCGTTGAGGAGCCTCTCTCTGGAGGGCTGCGGGCTGGGGGCCTTACAAGACTGTTCATTCCAGGGGACCGCGCTCACCCACTTAGACCTGTCTGGAAACTGGGGGGTTCTGAACGGGACTGTCACCCCTCTCCGGGATATCGCCCCCACGTTACAGGTCCTGTCTCTCAGGAACGTGGGCCTCCGTTCCAGCTCCACGGAGTTGGACTTCTCTGGGTTTGGGAATCTGAGAGACTTGGATCTGTCAGGGAATTCTTTGACCAGTTTCCCACGGTTCAGGGGCAGCCCAGCCCTGCAGACCCTGGATCTGCGCAGAAACTCTCTCACAGCCCTTCCCTGGAGGGCCGTGTCTGAGCAGCTCACCCGAAGTCTACGCACCATCTACCTCAGTCAGAATCCTTATGACTGCTGTGGGGTGGAGGGCTGGGGGTCCCTGCAGCACCTGCACACCATTGCCGACCTGGCCACGGTCACTTGCAACCTCTCCTCCAAGGTCATTCGCCTAATGGAACTGCCCGGAAGCATGCCTCAGGACTGCAAATGGGAGCGGGTGGACATGGGCCTGCTGTACCTGGTGCTCATTCTTCCCAGTTGCCTCACCCTGCTGGTGGCCTGCACCGTCATCTTCCTCACCTTCAGGAAGCCTCTGCTTCAAGTCATCAAGAGCCGCTGTTACTGGTCTTCCATATACTGA